The following is a genomic window from Saccopteryx bilineata isolate mSacBil1 chromosome 4, mSacBil1_pri_phased_curated, whole genome shotgun sequence.
ttttatttttaattttaagtattgccatatattatatatgtactatGGAAATTCCATGACTGAACTTTCAGCAAACTATAGTAAATTCTCTTGTTATGAATTACCCTAATAACTTTATATCTTCCTAACAGGATACATTTTCCCTTTTGAGAATTAAGTATGTCTTAGGCATTGTAAAtgataaacattaatttttaaagtagtttgAAAACAGAAGTTTGGTACATAAATAATTGGTTATCAAGCTTATATTTTTTAGGCAGCTTAATCATGTGACTTAGgacataaaatttaagaaattaatttgaTATTTGTACAATTTTATTCTGTAGATATAATTATCTTTGCTTTCATAGATGCCACTGAAAATATTTTGCTACTGAAGCTGTGTTTTTTATCACCAAATGTTGAGCTGGGAGAAAGAATGGCATGTGGCATATAAAGAAGGGATTTCTTTTATCTACTCTTCACATCAAAGTCTGCTAGTACAAAAGTTCCCACATAGATTCAAAGCTGTCCCTATATATCCAATAGgtataataaaaaattggaaTCTCAATGGAGGAAAACTGTAGAGAATAATAACTGGTAAAGCAGTGCTGTGTTATATGCCTAACAATGGCATGGCCTTAAATTTATGCTCAAATAGTTGTGCTAAGTCACAGTAATAATGTTTGAATTCAGAGGGCAAATTCCAACATAAAACTAATGTGTTACAATAAGATTAACCAAATAAGGACAGAAATGAGATAAAGAAAGTTTGCTAGCTATAAGGCTAAATACTGCTGCTGTAACTGAGTTTTCAGGTGAGGTGCTGCACTCACCTTCTACTAAGGGAGGTAATGGACAAATAACTAATGCAAGACAGAAAGGGAAGAACGTAGATAAAGGAGTTTCAAATGACAGGACTGGAGGAAGAGTAAGCTAATCATTGTGTTTTCTTGAGATAGCATCTGAAGTAAGTTTTTAAGAACCGACTGAATGTGATGCTTTCTAGgtggaaaaaagacacaggaaacTATCAGCAGTTGTTTTCCGGAGTGCATTTATAAAGAGCAACAGTGAGGGATACAAAGAAAGATCAGAACATTGAATTACTACCTATGACACTACCTATATGTTTTATTCTGTATAAATTAATCCAATGACGGCTTTTGTACAGGAAAAATATCACAATTAGAACTATCTTTAGTAAAAATAAGTCTGGCCTCAACGCTGAGAACAGACCAAGTAAAAAAAGTTTGGATAGGAGGCCAATATGGGTCTGAATTAGATTAAGGGACAGGAATTTTAAAGGTACTGAGAAAACAGACACTAGGAATTTGGAAATAACTAGATGAAagtggaaaagaaacaaagagttaatgacaactaagaagctgcatcAAGGGATGAATATTTACCATTATTACTACAGGCTGTGGAATATAGTAAAGAGTGCTGGACATGGGGTTCAGATCACTAGGGCTAAATAACCATGGAGTTACATAACTTCTTTTCCCTATCTTAtaaggtcattggttcaaaataaaatgcaatgtacttgagagagaaaagacataaataaagaaattccatGAATTCTAGTAGAGTAAAAGACACAATGTCAACAAGGGTAATAAgatcttggaaaagaaaagccaaagtCAAAAGATTTTGAGAGTGTGCTTTAATCATTAACTTTGAAACCTGGAAGGAGGGTCTGAAGGGAGAAAGGACTGAAGTATtgatggcaagaaaaaaaaggaagtaactgACATTCAACACTCTAACTTGAAATCTACTTTCATTTATTAACTACCATTCATTCTTAAAAAGATCACcccttttcttattattttaatctaaGTAGCAACACAGTAATACTAGTTAGAGACTGAAAACTAAAACAAGTAGATTTGATCTTCCAACTAGCATGCACAGATTAGGTAGTCGTGTGCACGTAGCGgataatacacatttttaattataaatttgaaattatcttgttttaaccctttgagtagtgagttttttcacgCTCGCTGACctctgggagtttttttttttttttcaaaaaatgaaatcagtttcagtaagttttattaacttaaaatcatgtttgtttgataatcaatttatggaaacaagaacatacatttgccttttttaaatgttaccttacacatttttaaaataaatcaatcgtactctggatggtcagcaggcacaaggacgtacatgaacgttcgtactactttAAAGGGTTAATTCAATGGTCTACTCAGTTTTCTAAACCATTTTAATTGTTCAGTGTAACTTGTAATAAGCAAAATATGCTTATTTTCTACCTTTCATAACATCATCTTTCTCCCCACAAccttctcaaaaatgaaaaaaacaaaacaaataaccttACCTGTGGTACCAGAATGAACAGATAATGACCGTTCTATCTGAAGTGGTGACATCATCTGTATTGTTAATTTTGCTAGGTAGATGGCTTCATattcctaaaagaaaaattaattaacttaaatatacatttaaattctTGGACACCCAAAACAGTGGTCGATGTGTGCATTATTGGTATTCTTAGTTTATACCGAAAAATATGTTAGAACCATATTGTTGTAAGAGAAAGGCAGGCTTAAAATTCTTATCTCATAATTTCACATCTACTGGTGAGACTCTAAATAGAGGCAGGCCGACTGCTTGCACTGGGGTGCCACACACTGAGCTATCAGTCAGTCAGTATCTGTTCTCTGCCACTGGCACATTATGATAAGGCAAGTATAGCACGATCACCACTATTACTTACCATTGCACTGatagaaaatattcaaagagaaagcaaaaagaaaacaattagaaaagtGACAAATTGCCATAATTTGAAGAGGAGATAAAAAGCTAAGACAATCAACTAGAAAATTTTTGAGTCAGAGTTTAATAAGGTTGTCAACTGAAAACTTAATAAAAACCAATAGTTTTCCTGTAGAAAATGAGGGTGGTTCATTCTTTCACAgattggcacaaaatttctggcaaccAGACCAGTGGTTAAAAACTACTGCAGCATATACAAAGAACCAGTTAGAAAACATACTagaagaaacaattttatttacaatggaaacaaaaaaaatacttaggaataaatttcttaagaaattcatggcctggcctgttggctcagtgcaCAGAGCGTCAGCCGGGCATATGGACGGccagggttcgatttctggtcacaGAGAAGCAACCTATtattttcccctctccctttccactccctcctcccatcccacagccagtagctcgaaTGATTCAAGTCtcgaccccaggcactgagaatagctgtTTGTTTGAGTGCTTCagcttcaggagctaaaaatagcttgatttcaGCATCAGgtccagactggggttgccaggtggatctggtcaaggcacatgccaagagtctgtctcactatctctcctcctctcattaaataaacaaataaaaattcctaTATTCTGTGCATAGAAAACTAAAACACTAAAGGATATAGAAGTTGATTGAATAATTGGAAAATTCTTCAAATGGAAGACTAAAAATTTAAAGGTGTCATTTCTTTCAGAATTGTGAATGTAGAGACAGTATTATTAAAAACTATGGGACTTCTTCCAATAAAgttaacaccaaaaaacaaaaaataaaaaactaagaacctaCCAGGAAGTCTAGAGAAAACAATAGGGGCATCTTAAGCCATACCACAAATTGTTTATATAATATTAGAATATTTAAAGCTCTTTGATACAGGTACagcaataaatagataaatagaccAGAATATAAAGTCCAGAAAGAAACAgacctaggcctgacctgtggtggcgcagtggataaagcgtcgaactggaaatgctgaggtcgccggttcgaaacgctgggcttgcctggtcaaggcacttatgggagttgatgctttcagctcctccccccttctctctctctatctctctctcctctctctgtctctctctgtctccctctctctcctctctaaaaatgaattaaaaaaaagaaacagacctaGATACAGAATAGAATttgctatataataaaaatggcatttcAAATCAGTTGGCTAAAAATAGATTTCCTTAATAAGCAAAGAGGTCGCACAAACCAATGAGAAAAAGACCTACAACCTATGTAAAAAATGGCCAAACCGTAAGTTGCCCCTTTTACTACCATTATGGCAATAACCAAAAagtttgttaaaatataaaatacttctgAATAATGGTATTGATTATGGTATGATGGTGTTAAGTTTACATTATTTTAGCCTTTTTAAAGTCAGTCTGACAACATCACATTTAAATGTCTtctaacccagcaatcccactttgaTCAGTTAATCTTTTTTTTGATCAGTTAATCTTATAGGTATAATTACACATCTAAACACATGCACCTACTAGTCTTCCCAATATTGTTTATAATCATAAAAGGCTAGAAATAATCAAAAGGCCCATGTCCAAAGAACTGGTCATATAAaattgttatatatgtatatatacaaatattttgctGGTAGAGCTATATATGCTGTTTTAGAATGATCTTTGAGACATATTATTAAGGatacttatttttcattatattctcCTTAGACaatattgaatttaaaattttttaaccatgagtatatgtgtgtgtgtgtgtatgtatcttaaagattttatttattgatttttagaggagagagacagagagaaacagggatatgaggaatggaatgcatcaactcatagcagctgTTTaccgtatatgccttgaccaggcaagcccagggtctcaaaccagtgacctcaacattcccagtcaaatgctttacccattgtaccaccacaggtcaggccatattaatttttaaaatgtagaaatcagtttttttgtttgtttgattttttagcaagaaagagagagggacagctggaAAGGGAGAGAATTGAGAAGCATTAACacatagctgtggcaccttagtttactcattgattgctttcttatacgtgccttcactagagggctccagccaagccagtgaccccttgctcaagacagcgaccttgaggtcatgCCTATAATCCCACTCAGGCCGGAGACCCtgtgatttcaaacctgggtcctcagaatgccaggccgacactatatccactgtgccatcacctggttagGCCAGAAATCAGTTTTAAAAGAGATGTATTAACACAACAGtgttaaaaaggtaaagaaacaTCAATTACAGTTAGCTTTGTGTTCTATAACTATAAGAAAGGAATAAgaagaaacaatttaaataaacacAATGAAGACAGAGATACAACTATTTCTCTTTTAAgtgaggaaaaaattaaaagtaaattacaaaaaaaaaaaaggtaaaatttgccctggccaattggctcagtggtagaggattgGCCTGCCATCCTttacgtcctgggttcaattcccattgagagcacacaggagaagcaactatctgcttctccaatcctccCTATTCCCtcatcctctcctgcagccatggctcgattggtttaagCACATTGGCTCtgaacactgaggatagctccatggagccttcctcagctgctaaaaatagctcagctgcgagcatggccccagatgggtagagcatcagcccacgaTGGGGCtgctagttggggcacatgcgtgAGTCTATTATACCTCCTCTcatctggaaaagaagaaaaaaaatgaggtaaaatttGAAGTATGGTAACTGAGACAACCTATACTGTaatgcagtggtctccaaccccggggccgcggaccagtaccgatcCATAGGTGATTTGGTaatggtccgcagagaaaaaataaataacttacattatttccgttttatttatatttaagtctgaacgatgtttcattttttaaaaaatgaccagattccctctgttacatccgtctaagactcactcttgacacttgtctcggtcacgtgatagaTACATTTAATCGTCCCACCCTAagggctggtccgtgaaaatattttgacattaaaccagtccgtggcccaaaaaaggttggggacaacTGCTGTAATGCACTTGATGTCTAACTGTGAAATTTATTCCTGCATAAACGGTGAAGTCAGCTAAAGCACATGCTTCAACCTATGATTTTCCTTCttggaaaaaattaaactagTCTAATCAGATAATTATCTTACTGTCTTTTTTAGTGCATTTTCAAAGCACTGACAAAAtctgaaaaaagattaaaaagataaagcatataaaataGAAACCGTTGCTCGATGTAGTATCTTAAAATCAAAAGTGTCTATGAACCCTGACCAAGGAGTggtacagtggagagagcatcagcctgggacactgaggatgcaggttcaaaaccccgaggttgctaccctgagcatgggatcgtagacatggtCGCtgccttaagcaaggggtcactggcttggctggagcctccaggtcaaggcacatactagaaagcaaccaaagaacaactaaaagtgctgcaactatgagttgatgcttctcatctctctccattcctgtctgtctctctgaaaaataagcacaaaaaacAACTCTGTGTGTGTGACCAAAGTGAAGGAAATTTCTAACAAGAATTATTTTACCTTATATTTAACAATgtgtctttaattctttttttctggtaaCAGCAGCTTTCaagaaaatttgtttaaatagaaatgtaaacttgaataaagaataaaattatattagggcaatttttaagtatttataaagtaaattctACAACCTAAATTGCACAGACAGAAGATTTTAATTATCCTCCTTTCTGTATGACTTGTGATGGCGCAATGGaccaagcgtcgacctggaatgctgaggtcaccagttctaaaccctgggcttgcccagtcaaggcacatgtgacaagcaatcaaagaacaactaaagtgacgcaactataagCTGGAACTTCTTGCCCCTCAAcgctgtaaaaataaattttaaaaaactatcctACTTTCTAACTGCTTTAATGGGGAAGAAAAATTACCTGAAGTTGATGGACAAATCCAGCATTAGGATTAATACAAAATCTTCTTTCTTGAACATAAGCAAACGCATctctgaaaacagaaaaagaaaattaaagtgatGCTATTAGTTCATGAATTGATCTTAATTTTTCCATAATTCATCTAAAAGAGAAACTTATCTTAAAATTTACCTAAGATAGGAAATCATAATCATACAGCTTGTTTTCCAGAGGGGTAGTGAGTTATAGTGGATAAGTTGATGGCATAATCAGATTAATCACAATAAAATGGAATTATAACACCTGTCTTGGAGGTCTGTTATGAAGATGGGAGATAATAAGTGAAAAGCACCTTATATAGCACCTGTCACACAGTGCATGCTCAAAATATTATCACTGGTCAAATGAGAAGTATATCTACTTCCTTCATTGTTGTGAGGCCTTACATGAGACAAAAATGCCTAGAAGAGTACCTGAACATAGCACAGTCCCAATAGATGAAAACCATTTTAACAATTAATATTAGTGACAAGACACCAAATAAggagaatataaaaaacaaaagtctcCCAATGCTTGTTAATCTTTTTTGATTAAATAAGGAAAACATTTGTATTCAAATAGTAATATTCCTTTAAgactgacagcctgaccaggcagtggcacagtggatagagcatcagactgggatgtggaggacccaggttcgagaccccaaggtctccagcttgagcacgggctcatctggtttgaacaaagttcacaagcttggacccaaggtcgctggctcgagcaaggggttactcggtctgctgaaggccgacggtcaaggcacatatgagaaagcaatcaatgaacaaatacggtgtcgcaacgaaaaactgatgactgatgcttctcatctctctctgtctgtctgtctctatctatccctcctctgattctctctctgtctctgtaaaaaaaaaaaaaaggactgacaCTTAAAGCAAACTTTTCCATtgtaatttattaaccaatgtcactccaataaaaaagTGTGACATAATATTAGAACTTAGACTAGCAAATTCCCTAGTATTAAGTAGTTTTCCATGGATTATTCTAGCCATAACTACCTTTGCTTCTTAAAATAAGAACAGCACTAGCTCCATATAACCAAAAAAATTAGCCTAACTAGAGATGGTAGCAGGATAGAGTAGCTACAAAGGTAAGAGAGTAAGCATTGGGTATAATCAAACAtgactagaaaacaaaacaatagaaaattaattCCCAACATCTCCATTAAGCTCTATTTTAATGAGAATTTAGACTGTGGCTAGGTTTCAGAGTACTTTCTTACCTGTACTTCATTCCAAATGTCTCCATAATGTATGCAATAACAAAGGCAGCactgaagaaggagaaaaaaatttagaaaaaaaccagaaaataaaacacattaattaaatgctagagaaaaaaagatctcTAACTTCCTACCTCCTGGAGATCCCTGCATTTCCATGGACAAGAACTTTTcctaaaaaacaagaaatagttAATCTGATAGAAAAATTCCTGattcaacaattaaaaaatatattgaaatcatGTATCATACggtattaaaataaatcttttattttaaacataccaCTTGGATATTTATTAATATTCAAATCTTTACAATTTATTTACACTAACTGTAGAGAATACAACAAACTTTTAATTAAAGAGATTTAAAGCTGACTCAGAATTTGAAAACAGTTTTATAAGGATATTTAAGAAAgtctacccccccaaaaaaattaaaaaaaaaaaaaagagaaagtctaCCCAAATGAAACAAGAAGTCAAGAAACATAACCTTGAAAATAGtccattatatataaatacaacttCCATTGCCtgaatttaaaatgaatactaagtaaaaaattaacaaataatctcctaaaaataaacattagctAAATATCATTTACCTCCAGTTTGTATGCTCCCATCAATAAATTCTTTAGTCTGAAGGAAAAGTGTGTTATAATAAAACATGTCAGTTAACATAACCATAAAATACATACAGtgaaacaaatatattaaaaatttcctgataattaatttatgtgaataaaaattacattaattcAAGAATTTTCAAAATGCTACAActatttcaagtttaaaaaaaataaagaagtgccctggtcggttggctcagtggtagagcatcggcctggcatgcagaagtcccgggttcgattcccggccagggcacacaggagaagcacccatctgcttcttcacccctccccctctccttcctctctgtctctctcttcccctcccgcagctgaggctccattggagcaaagatggcccgggcgctggggatggctccttggcctctgccccatgcgctagagtggctctggtccggcagagcgatgccccagaagggcagggcatcgccccctgggggcagagcatagcccctggtgggcgtgtcggtctgtctgactgtctctccccgtttctagcttcagaaaaatacaaaataaataaataagctaatatttaatttaaatccaAAGTATGAGTTTCTCAAAGTTTTGGAGCTCATAAAaaggttttagaaataaaaattaaaaaaaaaatactatcctGCAATCTTCAGTCATAACAAAGTACTAAGTTTTAGAACAattaagagcaggggtccccaaactacggcccgtgggccacatacggccccctgaggccatttatccagcccccgccgccgcacttccagaaggggcacctctttcattggtggtcagtgagaggagcatagttcccattgaaatattggtcagtttgttgatttaaatttacttgttctttattttaaatattgtatttgttcctgttttggttttttttactttaaaataagatatgtgcagtgtgcatagagatttgttcatagtttttttttatagtccggccctccaatggtctgagggacagtgaactggccccctgtgtaaaaagtttggggacccctgattaagAGGTTAAACCATAAatttaaatgatattaaaatactGATACTTACCATGGGAAAAAAACGTATTATATTTTCAACTGGATTATCTGCAATATCCAAGACTAAATatctgaaaaagaatttttttgtaaTAAGCACACTTTCAGATAAaacttttatgtattaaaaaactaactttgggtcctggccggtttgctcagtggtagagcgtcggcctggcgtgcaggagtcccgggttcaattaccggccagggcacacaggagaagcgcccatctgcttctccacccctccccctctccttcctctctgtctctctcttcccctcccgcagctgaggctccattggagcaaagttggcctgtatcaatacacagaaaaatagttcattcattttcatgGTTACAGTGTGTTATTGTACGTTTACACAATATATTTCAGTGTCTTATACTGACGTACATTAAGCTTGCTATCATCTTTACAAACAATAAAGCagaccattaaaatattttaatgtactatgctttttttttttttaatttttgaggagtttattgacTGGCAACTACAGGGGGGTAAGACAAACCCAAATCCTGCCT
Proteins encoded in this region:
- the STYX gene encoding serine/threonine/tyrosine-interacting protein, whose product is MEDVKLEFPSLPQCKEDAEEWTYPMRREMQEILPGLFLGPYSSAMKSKLPILQKHGITHIICIRQNIEANFIKPNFQQLFRYLVLDIADNPVENIIRFFPMTKEFIDGSIQTGGKVLVHGNAGISRSAAFVIAYIMETFGMKYRDAFAYVQERRFCINPNAGFVHQLQEYEAIYLAKLTIQMMSPLQIERSLSVHSGTTGSLKRTHEEEDEFGSMQVATAQNG